One stretch of Verrucomicrobiia bacterium DNA includes these proteins:
- a CDS encoding fumarylacetoacetate hydrolase family protein produces the protein MAAIGRFQKGDEIFYAKVVDGELFRLKGDVFGSPSYSKKPMPFKGVKTLTPVAPSKIIAVGLNYADHARETGKALPKEPLFWLKAPTSLIPDGAKIEVPFANHRTDFESELAIVIGRRVRNVTPAAAARYIFGYTAAQDISDRTIQNAEGERTRAKSFDTFTPLGPYVETKIDPHDLTIQLFQNGQLRQNSNTSQLIFNCFDLVSFISTNMTLLPGDVILTGTPSGVGPIESGDRLEVRIQGLAPLVNTVK, from the coding sequence ATGGCAGCCATCGGCCGATTTCAAAAGGGTGACGAAATCTTTTACGCAAAAGTTGTCGACGGAGAGCTGTTCCGTCTGAAGGGTGATGTCTTTGGTTCGCCCTCCTACTCGAAGAAGCCGATGCCATTTAAGGGCGTTAAAACCCTCACGCCCGTAGCACCTTCCAAGATCATCGCCGTAGGGCTGAACTACGCCGATCACGCTCGTGAGACGGGCAAGGCGCTGCCGAAAGAACCGCTTTTCTGGCTGAAGGCTCCGACCTCTTTGATTCCTGATGGGGCGAAGATCGAGGTGCCTTTTGCCAATCACCGCACGGATTTCGAATCCGAGCTGGCCATCGTTATCGGACGTCGCGTCCGCAACGTAACTCCGGCAGCGGCGGCACGTTACATCTTTGGTTATACTGCTGCCCAAGACATCAGCGATCGTACCATCCAGAATGCGGAAGGCGAGCGGACGCGCGCCAAGTCTTTCGACACATTTACGCCCCTTGGGCCATACGTGGAAACGAAAATCGACCCGCATGATCTGACCATCCAGCTTTTCCAAAACGGCCAATTGCGTCAGAACTCCAATACGAGCCAGTTGATCTTCAATTGCTTCGATCTGGTGAGCTTTATTTCCACGAATATGACCCTCCTTCCGGGTGACGTCATCCTGACGGGCACACCTAGCGGTGTGGGACCGATTGAGTCGGGGGATCGCTTGGAAGTGCGTATCCAAGGGCTCGCGCCGTTGGTGAACACCGTGAAATAG
- a CDS encoding type II toxin-antitoxin system VapC family toxin — MQRPTLVAVDTNILLRLAGEDDSTIDAVELLKRRLKPVQFLVPHTAMDELMAKSAKDNHPFLSQLSLKALRQLRSDWGFFPQVLNAVQEAIVNNAVLRLRDSGLLPYEERNDALVIAESAVLNCVLLVSKDSHLFDIDRERLAFLFRQLDLPVPLIASPDDLIKKFYR, encoded by the coding sequence ATGCAACGCCCCACGCTAGTCGCGGTTGATACGAATATTTTGTTGCGACTGGCAGGCGAAGATGACTCAACCATTGACGCTGTAGAGTTGCTCAAACGTCGCCTTAAGCCTGTGCAATTCCTCGTGCCGCACACGGCGATGGATGAATTGATGGCTAAGTCAGCCAAGGATAACCATCCGTTTCTTTCACAGCTTTCCCTTAAGGCATTGCGGCAACTTCGAAGCGATTGGGGTTTCTTTCCCCAAGTTTTGAATGCCGTTCAGGAGGCGATAGTAAATAATGCCGTCTTACGTTTGCGTGATAGTGGCTTGTTACCGTATGAAGAGCGGAACGATGCGCTTGTCATTGCCGAGTCCGCGGTCTTGAACTGCGTTCTGTTGGTAAGCAAAGACAGCCATTTGTTTGATATTGACCGTGAGCGATTGGCATTTCTGTTCCGGCAGTTGGATTTGCCGGTGCCGTTGATCGCATCGCCGGATGATTTGATTAAGAAGTTTTACCGTTGA